The Chiroxiphia lanceolata isolate bChiLan1 unplaced genomic scaffold, bChiLan1.pri scaffold_81_arrow_ctg1, whole genome shotgun sequence genome contains the following window.
GGTGACCCTGAGGACCAGCGAGaacctgtcccagtgtccccctgtcccagtgtccccctgtccctgtcccattGTCACCATGTCTctgtccccccccccagggTGAGCCACAACCACCGGGTGACCCTGATGACCATtgtccccctgtcccactgtccctctgtcctcactgtccctctgtccccccccAGGGTGAGCCACAACCACCGGGTGAACCTGATGACCAGCGAGAACCTGTCCCATtgtccccctgtcccactgtccccctgtcccattgtccctctgtcctcactgtccccctgtcctcactgtccctctgtccccccccAGGGTGAGCCACAACCACCGGGTGAACCTGATGACCAGCGAGAACCTGTCCCATtgtccccctgtcccactgtccccctgtcccactgtccctctgtcctcactgtccctctgtccccccaggGTGAGCCACAACCACCGGGTGAACCTGATGACCAGCGAGAACCTGTCCCATtgtccccctgtcccactgtccccctgtcccattgtccccctgtcccactgtccctctgtcctcactgtccctctgtccccccccAGGGTGAGCCACAACCACCGGGTGAACCTGATGACCAGCGAGAACCTGTCCCAttgtccccctgtccctgtcccactgtccccctgtcccattgtccctctgtcctcactgtccccctgtcctcactgtccctctgtccctccccagggTGAGCCACAACCACCGGGTGACCCTGAGGACCAGCGAGAACCTGTCCCATtgtccccctgtcccactgtccctctgtcctcactgtccccctgtcctcactgtccctctgtccccccccAGGGTGAGCCACAACCACCGTGTGAACCTGATGACCAGCGAGAACCTGTCCCATTGTCCCCCTGTCCCattgtccccctgtccccattgtccccctgtccctgctccattgcccccctgtccccattgtccccctgtccccattgtccccctgtccccattgtccccctgtcccactgtccccctgtcctcactgtccctctgtcccccccaggGTGAGCCACAACCACCGGGTGAACCTGATGACCAGCGAGAACCTGTCCCAttgtccccctgtccctgtcccattGTCACCATGTCTCTGTCCCCCCCAGGGTGAGCCACAACCACCGGGTGAACCTGATGACCAGCGAGAACCTGTCCATCTGCTTCTGGCCGACGCTGATGCGGCCGGACTTCAGCACGATGGACGCGCTGACGGCCACCAGGACCTACCAGACAATCATCGAACTCTTCATCCAGCAGTGCCCCTTCTTTTTCTACAACCGGCCCCTCCTCGAGCCCCCCggcgcctcctcctcctcctcctcctcctccgccgccCCTGGCGCCCCGGcctcgccctcctcctcctcctcctccggccccttcccctccccggCGCCGCCCTcgcccccccggaccccccctCCGTCGCCGCAGTCGCCCGTCCAGCCGCCGGAGCCGCCGGCGCTCTGAGCACACCCCCCCCCGATCCCGAAAAAAACTGGAGCTCACCCCCCCCCGGGTGCCCCCCCCAGACTTTTTGGCTCAGATTCCCCCCCCGTGGGGTGCGGCCGGAGGGGCTCGGCCGGAGGGGGGATGGAAAGGGGTGGGGGGCGGCTCTGAGGGGGGGGTACGGCCGGCACGGGCCAAGGGGGGGCCAAGGTTTGGCCAAAGGGGGGGCCCAGGATTTGGCCGGGGTGGTCCTGGGTTTGGCCAGTAGGACCTGAGGCTCGTCTGGTGGGACCGGGGTGGCCCAAGGCTCGTCCAGAGGGGCCTGGGGCACGTCCAGCGTGGTCCAGAGTGGCCCAAGCCTTGGCCAAGGTGGTCCAAGGCACTTCCAGAGGGACCTGAGGCACGTCCAGCATGATCCAGGGTGGCCCAAACCTTGTCCTGAGTGGTCCAAGGCActtccagagggacctggggcACATCCAGTGTGATCCAGGGTGGCCCAAGCCTTGGCCAAGGTGGTCCAAGGCACTTCCAGAGGGACCTGAGGCACGTCCAGCATGATCCAGAGTCACCCAAGGCTTCTCCAGTGGGACCTGAGGCACATCCAGCGTGATCCAGAGTGGCCCAAACCTTGTCCGGAGTGGTCCAAGGCACTTCCAGAGGGACCTGAGGCACGTCCAGCGTGATCCAGAGTGGCCCAAGGCTCGTCCAGAGGGACCTGAGGCACATCCAGTGTCACCCAAGGCTCGTCCAGGGTGGTCCAAGGCTCGTCCAGTGGGACCTGAGGCACGTCCAGCGTGGTCCAGGGTGGCCCAAGCCTTGTCCCGAGTGGTCCAAGGCACTTCCAGAGGGACCTGAGGCACGTCCAGCGTGATCCAGAGTCACCCAAGGCTTCTCCAATGGGACCTGAGGCACATCCAGTGTGATCCAGGGTGGCCCAAGCCTTGTCCCGAGTGGTCCAAGGCACTTCCAGAGGGACCTGAGGCACGTCCAGCGTGATCCAATGTGGCCCAAGGCTCATCCAGGGTGGCCCAGGGTTTGGCCAGTAGGACCTGAGGCTCATCTGGTGGGACCTGAGGCTCGTCCAGTGTGATCCAGAGTCGCCCAAGGctcatccagagggacctgagGCACATCCAGTGTGGTCCAGGGTGGTCC
Protein-coding sequences here:
- the LOC116781894 gene encoding rho GTPase-activating protein 35-like isoform X6, producing MESLQRQFDQDHGLDLAEKDFTVNTVAGAMKSFFSELPEPLVPYTMQVELVEAHKINDREQKLHALREVLRKFPRENYEVFKYVIGHLNKVSHNHRVNLMTSENLSICFWPTLMRPDFSTMDALTATRTYQTIIELFIQQCPFFFYNRPLLEPPGAAPASPSSSSSSGPFPSPAPPSPPRTPPPSPQSPVQPPEPPAL